One genomic window of Centroberyx gerrardi isolate f3 chromosome 15, fCenGer3.hap1.cur.20231027, whole genome shotgun sequence includes the following:
- the ston1 gene encoding stonin-1, which yields MCSTNNSNWVTFEDEGTPLQSPQKPLQSSRLIEGSVPRPNGLKLVLPPVRDPSWSFSSSLESPRNHSSLNGSSCVPCNTPFCTPVSGVPTNASPFHFGTWEKNDFSRSFSSTSTTSVPSPGPEGTTQALNQTSDGPSPFPSFQGDSGHFNPFWEGSGHSADLGSSSSDSESEVSIPRFFIRTKDGSEPPRDQLQSSYSYICHKLEGLRAEKDHEAETERDGVGQLSCKTELRSRTARDGSSQYVPRGLFRSQKRDGWSLMLRIPEKKNRMSSRQWGPIYLRLLPGGVLQMYYEKGLEKPFKEFQLLPHCRLSDLKLESYGEPRKILTVKVEHFSYTEKKRYHPKLEVTHEAEIEQLLKFGTTEHGDMEDLLVSMEEEIFRLCMPHQQRRHYEDQELSLQITDHIWVQLDKAGGVTERAAFTQIHCLAFLNGEGDCFLALNDLGLLRFDSSYGSEEGNEVWMEITDCHFHKCINEVEFQRSRLIKFSPPDACRAELMRYKTMVLGCTELPFSVKATVTVQGAYLELQAFLNLSATFPSSAGTSDTQPLCENIVIRVPVPGDWVKVSQTVALLRQRSLKARMNRNACLGSISTAESQPVMQVSIGTVKYENVYSAIVWRIDRLPAKNTAVDHPHSFSCKLELGSDQEIPNDWYPFVTMECEIMGAVVSQTRIKSLGTVTDIQPQKHVTSWTRYHCQVEIEKKWIETESQKQSGCMTQ from the exons ATGTGTTCTACGAATAATTCAAACTGGGTGACATTTGAAGATGAGGGCACGCCGCTCCAATCACCTCAAAAGCCCCTACAGTCATCAAGGCTTATTGAAGGATCAGTGCCTCGTCCCAATGGTCTGAAATTGGTACTTCCTCCTGTCAGAGATCCTTCCTGGAGCTTCAGCAGTTCCCTGGAATCTCCTCGAAACCACTCGAGTCTTAATGGAAGTTCCTGTGTACCATGTAACACTCCCTTTTGCACTCCTGTGAGTGGGGTTCCTACTAATGCATCCCCATTTCACTTCGGcacatgggaaaaaaatgacttcTCCCGGAGTTTTTCCAGCACATCTACCACTTCTGTGCCCTCCCCAGGCCCAGAGGGCACCACACAGGCCCTGAATCAAACCTCAGATGGACCAAGCCCTTTCCCTTCTTTCCAGGGGGACTCGGGACACTTCAACCCGTTCTGGGAGGGATCCGGTCACAGTGCAGATTTGGGAAGCTCCTCCTCAGACTCAGAATCTGAAGTTAGCATACCACGTTTCTTTATCCGGACCAAAGATGGCAGTGAGCCACCACGTGACCAACTCCAGAGCTCCTACTCCTACATTTGCCACAAGCTGGAAGGCCTACGAGCGGAAAAAGACCATGAAGCAGAGACAGAACGAGATGGAGTGGGACAGTTAAGTTGCAAAACAGAACTGAGATCCAGGACGGCGAGGGACGGTTCATCGCAATATGTTCCTCGAGGTCTGTTTCGTAGCCAGAAAAGAGATGGCTGGTCATTGATGCTCAGGATTCCAGAAAAAAAGAACCGCATGTCCTCTCGACAGTGGGGCCCGATCTATCTCCGCCTGTTACCAGGAGGGGTGCTGCAGATGTACTATGAGAAAGGGCTGGAGAAGCCATTCAAGGAGTTCCAGCTTCTCCCTCACTGTAGACTCTCAGATCTTAAGCTGGAGAGCTATGGCGAGCCCCGGAAAATCCTCACTGTCAAGGTGGAGCATTTCTCGTACACAGAGAAGAAACGCTACCATCCTAAGTTGGAGGTGACTCATGAGGCAGAGATAGAGCAGCTGCTCAAGTTTGGCACCACAGAGCATGGCGATATGGAAGATCTGTTGGTCTCCATGGAAGAGGAAATCTTTAGGTTGTGTATGCCCCACCAACAAAGACGGCATTACGAGGACCAGGAGCTGTCACTGCAGATCACTGATCATATTTGGGTACAGCTGGATAAGGCTGGGGGAGTCACGGAGCGGGCGGCCTTCACACAGATTCACTGTCTCGCTTTTCTAAACGGAGAAGGGGATTGTTTCCTGGCCCTTAACGATCTGGGGCTGCTCCGCTTTGACTCCAGCTATGGATCTGAGGAGGGTAATGAAGTCTGGATGGAGATCACCGACTGCCATTTCCACAAATGCATCAATGAGGTGGAGTTTCAGAGATCTCGGCTCATTAAGTTCTCACCTCCTGACGCTTGTAGGGCGGAGCTGATGCGATACAAGACGATGGTGTTGGGTTGCACAGAGCTACCCTTCTCAGTCAAAGCCACGGTCACAGTACAAGGTGCCTATCTGGAGCTCCAAGCCTTCCTCAACTTGTCAGCGACCTTCCCTTCCTCCGCAGGGACGTCCGACACACAGCCACTCTGCGAGAACATCGTGATCCGAGTGCCAGTGCCAGGTGACTGGGTCAAAGTGTCACAAACAGTGGCCTTACTGCGGCAGAGGTCACTGAAGGCCCGTATGAACAGAAACGCCTGCCTGGGCTCTATCAGCACTGCAGAGTCTCAGCCCGTCATGCAGGTGTCAATTGGCACAGTCAAGTATGAGAATGTATATTCAGCTATTGTCTGGAGGATTGACAGACTGCCTGCAAAGAACACGG CAGTGGATcatccccattcattttcctgcAAGCTAGAGCTGGGATCTGATCAGGAGATCCCAAACGACTGGTACCCTTTTGTCACTATGGAGTGTGAAATTATGGGGGCAGTTGTGTCACAGACCAGGATTAAGTCACTGGGCACTGTAACTGACATCCAGCCACAGAAACATGTGACCAGTTGGACACGCTATCATTGTCAG GTGGAAATAGAGAAGAAGTGGATTGAAACAGAATCACAGAAGCAATCTGGCTGCATGACACAGTGA
- the foxn2a gene encoding forkhead box protein N2: protein MGPIIGMSPDKKTEIPGMQEERTGLRGACGAGTLPEAECASSPLATSVDRTGGSEDEELTNLNWLHENLLQNFTLGGPEAQPSGSPLFDIEGDHGANQGPSSSSSSSSHSRGRERDSLKSKPPFSFSLLIYMAIEQSPSKSLPVKEIYGWILEHFPYFSNAPTGWKNSVRHNLSLNKCFRKVERSLGKANGKGSLWCVDPEYRPNLIQALRKQHFPAAHAFCTPPASPPSASSPPRHLFLQGCSFKESDIDAATAMMLLNSAPGHHVDPCDSDSPLDLSRPDAVLVSSDPKQDHNYSSMALQRCSSRSSSSSLSSLDEGGCDRGQTRRAGSEGFHSDEDSDLWDERGGHHTSRRAPSIKWPAGKRARREAKPELDEELKEAAGSLLHLAGIRSCTEGSKRTVKSTKLNRK from the exons AAAACGGAAATTCCGGGTATGCAGGAGGAGCGGACAGGGCTCAGAGGTGCATGTGGTGCGGGAACGCTGCCTGAGGCGGAGTGTGCATCCAGTCCATTGGCCACCAGTGTCGATCGTACCGGAGGCTCCGAGGACGAGGAGCTGACCAACCTCAACTGGCTTCATGAGAACCTGCTCCAGAACTTCACTCTGGGGGGACCTGAAGCTCAGCCCAGCGGCAGCCCCCTCTTTGACATAGAGGGGGACCACGGGGCCAACCAGGGCCcgtcatcttcctcctcatcttcatcacacagcagaggcagagaaCGGGACTCATTGAAGTCCAagccccctttctctttctctctcctcatctatATGGCCATTGAGCAGTCGCCCAGCAAGTCTTTGCCAGTCAAAGAGATCTACGGCTGGATTCTTGAGCACTTCCCCTATTTCTCCAATGCTCCCACTGGCTGGAAAAACTCAGTGCGTCACAACCTGTCCCTGAACAAATGCTTCCGCAAGGTGGAAAGGAGCTTGGGAAAG GCCAATGGAAAAGGTTCTCTCTGGTGTGTTGACCCCGAGTACCGTCCCAACCTGATCCAAGCCCTTAGGAAGCAACACTTCCCTGCCGCACATGCCTTCTGCACACCACCCGCCTCCCCACCCAG TGCCTCCTCACCCCCTCGCCACCTCTTCCTGCAAGGCTGTTCATTCAAAG agTCTGACATTGATGCTGCCACTGCCATGATGCTCTTAAACTCTGCCCCCGGGCACCACGTCGACCCAT gCGATTCTGATAGTCCTCTGGACCTGTCCCGACCCGACGCTGTCCTGGTGAGCAGTGATCCAAAGCAGGACCACAACTACAGCAGCATGGCCCTGCAGCGttgctcctcccgctcctcctcctcttctctttcctccctggACGAGGGAGGCTGCGACCGTGGGCAGACCCGCCGCGCCGGCAGCGAGGGCTTCCACAGCGACGAGGACTCCGACCTCTGGGACGAGAGGGGCGGCCACCACACTTCGCGACGCGCGCCCTCCATCAAGTGGCCCGCGGGCAAGAGGGCACGACGCGAGGCCAAGCCGGAGCTGGACGAGGAGCTGAAGGAAGCAGCTGGCTCTCTGCTGCACCTCGCCGGTATACGCAGCTGCACGGAGGGCTCAAAACGCACTGTCAAGAGCACAAAACTGAACAGgaaatga
- the gtf2a1l gene encoding TFIIA-alpha and beta-like factor, which yields MLTNTGPVAKLYLSIIDDVIESMRELFFDEGLEDRVLDDLRHLWESKMMQSKAMEDFRKNNINSSNFVLQLPANYSQTDQELTASVVIPTSQNIHRFPVKNSSETLATFSLPAGLAYPVQIPAGVTLQTASGQLYKVNVPVVVTQAPAGHQPFSQPTQKVSEWGDAPAPQSAIVPPNTIPPQETEPATSVTQLPKTHLPPTQESSLPQQPQVPVAEGPQPQGSQSEEFSLEGDEPSPQPVNMSMAAFSSNQLLDFQISTEEALTQTQKLKASEMEEILKEVIEEERDESMIAGNLAPPKIDNQSEAVDKLDLDYNYSELSDIVQLDGSADNSDIEKEDGVPLEENDFLGMINAEAIKALQEVDGSSDGNSISSSSDSDGADELANVEEEDPLNSGDDVIEQDIPDLFDTDNVIVCQYDKIHRSKNRWKFHLKDGVMCYGGRDYVFSKAVGEAEW from the exons ATGCTGACCAATACAGGCCCAGTG GCTAAACTGTACCTGTCCATAATTGATGATGTGATCGAGAGTATGCGGGAGCTCTTCTTTGATGAAGGACTTGAGGACCGTGTGCTTGACGATTTGAGACAT CTATGGGAGTCAAAGATGATGCAGTCAAAAGCAATGGAAGACTTCAGGAAAAACAATATCAACTCTTCCAactttgtgctgcagctccCGGCCAACTACAGCCAGACAGATCAAGAACTCACAG CCTCAGTTGTGATCCCCACAAGTCAAAATATACACCGTTTCCCAGTCAAG AATAGCTCAGAGACCCTtgctactttctctctccctgctgggTTGGCCTATCCTGTGCAGATACCAGCTGGGGTCACTCTACAAACTGCCTCTG GTCAACTTTACAAGGTCAATGTTCCAGTGGTGGTTACCCAAGCCCCTGCAGGTCACCAACCCTTCTCCCAACCCACACAGAAAGTAAGTGAATGGGGAGACGCTCCTGCCCCTCAGTCAGCCATCGTCCCACCCAACACGATTCCTCCTCAGGAGACGGAGCCAGCTACTTCTGTCACTCAGCTGCCAAAGACCCATTTACCCCCGACTCAGGAGAGCAGTCTTCCCCAGCAGCCCCAGGTTCCTGTTGCTGAGGGCCCACAGCCTCAAGGATCCCAGTCTGAGGAGTTCAGTCTGGAAGGGGATGAGCCCAGTCCTCAACCTGTGAACATGAGCATGGCCGCCTTCTCCTCCAATCAGCTGTTAGACTTCCAGATCAGCACTGAAGAGGCgttgacacagacacaaaagtTGAAGGCCAGTGAGATGGAAGAGATCCTGAAAGAAGTGattgaagaagagagagacgagTCCATGATAGCAGGGAACCTAGCTCCTCCAAAGATTGACAACCAGTCTGAAGCTGTTGACAAG CTGGACTTGGACTACAACTACAGTGAACTGTCAGACATTGTTCAGCTGGATGGTTCTGCAGACAACTCTGATATTGAGAAGGAAGACGGAGTTCCCCTGGAAGAGAATGACTTTCTGGGCATGATCAATGCAGAGGCCATAAAGGCCCTGCAGGAAGTTGATGGAAGCAGTGATGGCAACAGCATCTCCTCCAGCAGTGACAGTGATGGAGCAGATGAGCTTGCTAATGTAGAGGAAGAG GATCCTTTGAATTCAGGAGATGATGTGATTGAGCAAGACATCCCCGATCTCTTTGACACAGACAATGTGATTGTTTGCCAGTATGACAAA ATTCACCGCAGTAAGAACCGTTGGAAGTTCCATTTGAAGGATGGAGTGATGTGCTACGGAGGCAGGGACTATGTGTTTTCTAAAGCTGTTGGGGAAGCGGAGTGGTAA
- the ppp1r21 gene encoding protein phosphatase 1 regulatory subunit 21: protein MAADLQAKYSKLAQEYSKLRAQNQVLKKGVVDEQASSASLKEQLKQRDQSLRKVEQEMDSLSFRNQQLAKRVELLQEELATSEAKGKKGKNKGDSPSQQGLQTQSVFDEDLQKKIQENERLHIQFYEADEQHRRQEAQLRVRLEELERDSEQHQAVVDGLTTKYMETIERLQSDKARIEVKAQTLEREAKECRMRTEECQQQLRRCQSELNRQVKQSSSVIQEKVPFNDTKFSDYNSLNVPPHNRRHQLKARDVAGQALGFVQDLVAALLNFHSYTEQRVHIYPLDSSIEPVSPLNQKFSQYLHENAAYVRPLEDSLLQLHQSITEDTVTVLETVDKLKNFADNFSSYTHFLQKILPYQLKSLEEECEAPLCTTALAAKNQELQSDMKRVTSVFEKLQNYINLLALPSVQQDPMPQSSTSAVFTQLAACLHSLHDAIKEMSKHYNQKAGLEQELPTVTQKLRTTTECLLGSLGSLTNSTGKIATFFSNNLDFFTSSTGYGPRGGTVALNPLQAESMLANKKKAADYIHAIRKPRPQSVPYREALSNRRILTSSTESREGLTQQVQQSQEKIARLEQEKEHWLLEAQLGKVRLEKENQRIADLEAQLAAALGGSPTLHTAPASALVHSQEDAETEQRATGKEATLCTSLVGMLCTTPTVEHVGDEESREQLIKTHYMARVGELTTQLQISDSKAVHFHSECRALAKRLAIAEKSRETLSEEVKLANQNITRLQDELATTKRSYEDQLSMMSDHLCSMNETLSKQREEIDTLKLGSKGNAKKNKGR from the exons ATGGCTGCAGACCTGCAAGCAAAATACAGCAAGTTGGCACAGGAGTATTCCAAG CTCCGTGCCCAGAACCAGGTGCTGAAGAAGGGAGTGGTGGATGAACAGGCCAGCTCTGCCTCTTTAAAG GAGCAGCTGAAGCAGAGGGACCAGAGCCTGAGGAAGGTGGAGCAGGAGATGGACAGCCTCAGCTTCAGGAACCAGCAGCTGGCCAAGAGGGTGGAGCTGCTGCAAGAGGAGCTGGCTACTAGTGAAGCCAAGGGCAAAAAGGGGAAG AATAAAGGAGACTCCCCCTCGCAGCAAGGCCTGCAGACCCAGAGTGTCTTTGATGAGGACCTGCAGAAAAAGATCCAGGAGAATGAGCGCCTTCATATCCAA TTCTATGAGGCGGACGAGCAGCACCGGCGGCAGGAGGCCCAGCTGAGGGTGCGGTtagaggagctggagagagactcTGAGCAGCACCAGGCCGTGGTGGACGGACTCACCACCAAGTACATGGAAACCATTGAGAGGCTGCAGAGTGACAAGGCACGCATAGAG GTGAAAGCCCAGACTCTGGAGAGGGAAGCAAAAGAGTGCAGAATGCGAACAGAAGAGTG TCAGCAGCAGCTGAGGCGGTGCCAGTCAGAGCTGAACAGACAGGTGAAACAGAGCAGCAGCGTTATCCAGGAGAAAGTGCCCTTCAATGACACCA AATTTAGTGACTACAACAGCCTAAATGTTCCACCACACAATCGAAGGCATCAG CTGAAGGCCCGGGACGTGGCTGGTCAGGCCCTGGGGTTCGTACAGGATCTGGTGGCTGCTCTGTTGAACTTCCACTCCTACACAGAACAGAGAGTGCACATCTATCCCTTGGACTCCTCCATTGAGCCCGTCTCCCCTCTTAACCAGAAG TTTTCCCAGTATCTACATGAGAATGCAGCCTATGTGCGCCCCCTGGAGGACAGCTTACTGCAATTACACCAGAGCATCACAGAGGACACGGTCACAGTGCTG GAGACTGTGGACAAGCTGAAGAACTTCGCTGATAATTTCTCCTCATACACCCACTTTCTGCAGAAGATTCTACCCTATCAGCTGAAAAG CCTGGAAGAAGAGTGTGAGGCACCTCTTTGTACCACTGCCCTTGCTGCTAAAAACCAGGAGTTGCAGAGTGACATGAAGAGAGTAACGTCCGTGTTCGAGAAACTGCAGAACTACATAAACTTATTGGCCTTACCCA GTGTTCAACAGGATCCCATGCCACAGAGCAGCACCTCTGCTGTTTTCACCCAGCTGGCTGCCTGTCTGCACAGCCTTCACGATGCTATTAAAG AGATGTCAAAGCACTACAACCAGAAGGCCGGCTTGGAGCAGGAGCTGCCCACCGTCACCCAGAAGCTGCGCACCACCACAGAGTGTCTGCTGGGATCCCTGGGCTCGCTGACCAACAGCACCGGCAAG ATTGCCACCTTCTTCAGCAACAACCTAGACTTCTTCACGTCGTCCACAGGCTACGGTCCAAGAGGCGGCACAGTAGCCCTCAACCCCTTGCAGGCAGAGAGTATGCTGGCTAACAAAAAGAAAGCAGCTGACTATATCCATGCTATCAGAAAG CCGAGGCCTCAGTCTGTTCCGTACAGAGAAGCCCTGTCAAACCGTCGTATACTGACCAGCtccacagagagcagagaaggcCTCACTCAGCAG GTGCAGCAGAGCCAGGAGAAGATCGCTCGgctggagcaggagaaggagcaCTGGCTCCTGGAGGCCCAGCTGGGCAAGGTGAGGCTGGAGAAGGAGAACCAGCGCATTGCGGATTTGGAAGCCCAACTCGCAGCGGCTCTCGGGGGAAGTCCGACCTTACACACGGCCCCAGCCAGCGCACTAGTGCACAGCCAAGAGGATGCGGAGACGGAGCAGAGAGCCACAGGGAAAGAGGCTACGCTGTGCACCAGCCTG GTCGGCATGTTGTGTACAACACCTACAGTTGAGCAT GTGGGAGACGAGGAGTCCAGGGAGCAGCTGATAAAGACTCACTACATGGCCAGAGTGGGAGAGCTCACCACTCAGCTCCAGATTTCGGACAGCAAGGCGGTGCACTTCCACTCTGAG TGCCGTGCTTTGGCTAAGCGTTTAGCCATCGCTGAAAAATCACGGGAGACTCTGAGCGAAGAGGTCaaactggccaatcagaacatCACACGCTTGCAG GATGAGCTGGCCACGACCAAGAGGAGCTACGAAGATCAGCTCAGCATGATGAGCGACCACCTGTGTAGCATGAATGAGACGCTGAgcaagcagagagaggaaatcgACACGCTCAAACTGGGCAGCAAG GGAAATGCCAAAAAGAACAAAGGTCGCTAG